One part of the Hydra vulgaris chromosome 01, alternate assembly HydraT2T_AEP genome encodes these proteins:
- the LOC100213891 gene encoding N(G),N(G)-dimethylarginine dimethylaminohydrolase 1, with the protein MKYLKALCRKIPQSIIDFGLRQRKPSVPFNYELAVKQHEQYINALRNAGIKDVTVLESDEVLPDCVFVEDLAIVIGQTALITHPGAHSTKLETNEVLKHFVSDDLIETVHIMKESACCDGGDVLFTGREIFVGISERTNLEGMDTIKKTFSNFPVHALNMGSEKFHLKSFSSMVGENGIVFGKSEISQRVKKELISKATEKYDIYDVPEDYAANAIYANGVLIHRSADEFPESVELFNKLPIKNKISLNCSELMKIDGALTCCSILY; encoded by the coding sequence ATGAAGTATTTAAAAGCGCTTTGCAGAAAAATTCCTCAATCCATTATTGATTTTGGTCTGCGTCAAAGAAAACCGAGTGTTCCTTTTAATTATGAACTTGCAGTTAAACAGCATGAACAGTATATAAATGCATTACGAAACGCTGGAATAAAAGATGTAACTGTTCTTGAAAGTGATGAGGTTTTGCCTGATTGTGTGTTTGTTGAAGATTTAGCAATTGTGATTGGTCAGACAGCTTTGATTACGCATCCGGGCGCGCATTCAACAAAGCTGGAAAcaaatgaagttttaaaacaCTTTGTAAGTGATGATTTAATTGAAACAGTTCATATAATGAAAGAGTCAGCGTGCTGCGATGGTGGAGATGTTTTGTTTACAGGTAGAGAGATATTTGTTGGTATCTCAGAAAGAACAAATTTGGAAGGGAtggatacaattaaaaaaactttttcaaattttccagTTCATGCTCTAAATATGGGATCAGAAAAGTTtcatttgaaaagtttttcaagtATGGTGGGCGAAAACGGTATTGTTTTTGGAAAAAGTGAAATTTCTCAACGTGTTAAGAAAGAACTTATTAGTAAAGCTACCGAAAAATATGATATCTATGATGTTCCTGAAGATTATGCAGCAAATGCAATATATGCTAATGGAGTATTAATTCACCGTTCAGCTGATGAGTTTCCAGAAAGCGTTGAACTCTTCAATAAACTGcctattaaaaataagatatcaCTAAACTGTTCTGAATTAATGAAAATTGATGGCGCTCTCACATGTTGTTCCATTTTGTATTAA